Proteins encoded together in one Ogataea parapolymorpha DL-1 chromosome III, whole genome shotgun sequence window:
- a CDS encoding putative pre-rRNA processing protein, producing the protein MAPLVVKFEDKYTPTKSQPTKEDKKVLKSGRPITLEELKRKKKAQEEQLLKGSKSKNDEEDIKNDIALERLLSESHILADTRGSIYSGADLTLQTLDHENPVGNARVKALNSRIQKVAEVNGNGRKKLEKMPMEMRKGMIKAHLRKVEKYEREAKDAGIVLAKKKKEEFRQLGDRGVTSISTRIGKGIKKDKRIRDRGLKINTVGKSTRNGLVLSQKDIDKINRGR; encoded by the coding sequence AACCGACCAAAGAAGACAAGAAAGTCTTGAAAAGTGGTAGGCCGATTACACTTGAAGAACTGAAACGCAAgaaaaaagctcaagagGAACAGCTTCTCAAGGGGTCCAAGTCTAAAAACGATGAAGAGGACATAAAGAATGATATTGCACTGGAGAGATTGTTGAGCGAATCACATATACTTGCAGACACAAGAGGGAGTATATACTCGGGAGCGGATCTTACACTTCAGACGCTGGACCATGAGAACCCAGTGGGGAACGCCCGCGTAAAAGCTCTAAACAGTCGAATCCAAAAAGTGGCAGAGGTTAATGGAAATGGTAGGaagaagcttgaaaaaatgcCGATGGAGATGCGAAAGGGAATGATCAAAGCACACTTGCGGAAGGTCGAAAAATATGAGCGTGAGGCGAAAGATGCTGGTATAGTGCTagcaaagaaaaagaaagaagagttCAGACAGTTGGGTGATCGTGGGGTCACCTCTATCAGCACAAGAATCGGGAAAGGTATTAAGAAGGATAAAAGAATTAGAGATCGTGGCCTGAAAATCAATACTGTGGGCAAATCTACCAGAAATGGATTGGTGCTCTCGCAGAAGGATATCGATAAAATCAATAGGGGACGCTAG